A region of Siniperca chuatsi isolate FFG_IHB_CAS linkage group LG23, ASM2008510v1, whole genome shotgun sequence DNA encodes the following proteins:
- the LOC122871223 gene encoding LOW QUALITY PROTEIN: rho GTPase-activating protein 8-like (The sequence of the model RefSeq protein was modified relative to this genomic sequence to represent the inferred CDS: inserted 1 base in 1 codon), whose product MRSAPGSGRLFEEVWINFLPAAALASLMLSATEMTSTSDLEQLAEIELQKEEEEDEEDQRCVTDGPSVPPSSTVSLDSSHPYYDVARHGIIQVSGDDKYGRKLIIFSSCCLPPSHQLNHQRLLEYLKFTLDQYVEMDYILVYFHYGLRSSNKPSLKWLREAYSEFDRKYKKNLKTLFVVHPTNFIRIVWNIFKPLISHKFGKKLTYVNYLAELRDHLNYEQLIVPPDVLRHDEKLRAAQRGGPPPSVKTPTXDPLPTQQFGVSLQYIREKNREAIVPPVISQTVTYLKEKGLRTEGIFRRSARVQLIKDVQKLYNLGKPVDFDQYSDVHVPAVILKTFLRELPEPLLTFRVYSQVQDIINVESSLRVSRCKHIVESLPEHHFIVAKFLLCFLHMVSQESIVNKMSPSNLACVFGVNLVWPRHGSISLTALTPINIFTEILVEHFHTVFGSRCPPAQVTP is encoded by the exons ATGCGCAGTGCGCCTGGCAGCGGGCGGCTGTTTGAGGAAGTTTGGATCAACTTTCTACCTGCTGCCGCGCTGGCTTCATTAATGCTGTCCGCTACAG AAATGACCTCAACATCAGATCTGGAGCAGCTGGCAGAAATAG AACtgcagaaggaggaagaggaggatgaggaggatcAGAGGTGTGTCACAGATGGTCCATCAGTTCCTCCCAGCAGCACAGTCAGTCTCGATTCTTCTCACCCGTATTACGATGTGGCTCGACACGGCATCATCCAGGTCTCCG GTGACGACAAGTACGGCAGGAAGTTGATCAtcttcagcagctgctgtttgCCTCCATCACACCAGCTGAACCACCAACGCCTGCTGGA GTACCTGAAGTTCACATTGGACCAGTATGTGGAGATGGACTACATCCTGGTTTACTTCCATTATGGTCTGAGGAGCAGCAACAAGCCGTCTCTCAAGTGGTTACGAGAAGCTTACAGCGAGTTCGACAGGAA atacaAGAAGAACCTGAAGACTCTGTTCGTCGTTCATCCTACAAACTTCATCAGAATCGTCTGGAACATTTTCAAGCCTCTGATCAG TCACAAGTTTGGGAAGAAGCTGACGTACGTGAACTACCTGGCTGAACTGCGGGATCACCTGAACTACGAGCAGCTCATCGTCCCTCCTGACGTCCTCAG GCACGACGAAAAGTTACGAGCCGCTCAGAGAGGCGGACCCCCTCCCTCAGTGAAGACCCCCA TCGACCCCCTGCCCACGCAGCAGTTTGGCGTCAGCCTGCAGTA CATCCGAGAGAAGAACAGGGAGGCGATCGTCCCGCCTGTGATCTCCCAGACTGTGACCTACCTGAAGGAGAAAG GTCTGAGGACAGAGGGGATCTTCAGACGTTCGGCTCGTGTTCAGCTCATCAAGGACGTTCAGAAACTCTATAACCTGG GGAAGCCCGTAGACTTTGATCAGTATTCTGACGTCCACGTTCCTGCTGTGATCCTGAAGACGTTTCTCAGAGAGCTTCCTGAACCGCTGCTCACCttcagagtctacagccaggTGCAGGACATCATCA ACGTGGAGAGCAGTCTGCGGGTCAGCAGGTGCAAACACATCGTGGAGAGTCTACCTGAACATCATTTCATCGTGGCAAAGTTCCTGCTGTGCTTCCTCCACATG gtgTCTCAGGAGAGCATCGTGAACAAGATGAGTCCGTCTAATCTGGCCTGTGTGTTCGGGGTGAACCTGGTTTGGCCCCGTCACGGTTCGATCTCTCTGACCGCCCTGACCCCCATCAACATCTTCACCGAGATCCTCGTCGAACATTTCCACACCGTGTTCGGCTCCCGCTGCCCACCTGCACAGGTAACACCCTGA